From one Planktothrix sp. FACHB-1365 genomic stretch:
- a CDS encoding CHAT domain-containing tetratricopeptide repeat protein — protein sequence MRRRTFFFSFYGTLLLSFTSALGINKPNSVLAIPTPQEAMKLYEQANQYIDQGNFSQALTTLKQALSQFQALGDQLSEAGILNDIGLVYRNQGQYETALEYGEKALKIRQNLNDQSGSAQSLTNIAQIYSVQGNYPQAIEFFETALKIVENLGETQSQGYILNNLGGVYQSLGQYQKAHSSFEKSLSIFQQLKQPWEEAILLNNIASNYVYQRQYEPAKPMFEKALAISQKLGDQQGIAQNLVNLAAVYDRLEQYPKALEFYQQGLELATQVGDLSLMGQALNNMGTVYRLQHQYESAINSYQKALEVRTQIGERLGITITLNNLGVAQFQSGKLPQATETLYTAIHQFETLRPGLNDENKIALFERFANTYSILQQVLISQNQIEKALEISERGRSRAFVELLAKNLDPEDIKKIDVTSPNINQIKQIAQEQQSTLVEYSIVVDEKGKNSELLIWVITPTGKIDFRSVDLTQFPKLGDNLLTFISQGNQDQRINNALTGIGTEVSNIPRQNISNKKLQDLYQIIIEPITDLLPKTPEEQVIFIPHQELLLVPFAALNDANGRYLIESHTIRMNPSIQALQLTRQYPTSQHSVKTALVVGNPKMPIDIQSLPATETEAKVIANLLKTQPLIGEKATETAVINLMKDAKLIHLATHGLFNDFTGSGLPGAIALSASNQADGLLTTAEIMNLKLNANLLVLSACNTASGKITSDGVLGLSRALITAGVKNLMVTLWSVDDQRTMELMQTFYQELQQNPDYAQALRQAMLQMIKTHPDPKNWGAFILIG from the coding sequence ATGCGACGCCGAACTTTCTTTTTTTCGTTTTATGGGACATTGTTACTTTCCTTTACATCTGCTCTGGGGATCAACAAACCCAATTCAGTTTTAGCTATTCCTACCCCCCAGGAAGCGATGAAACTTTATGAACAAGCGAATCAATATATTGATCAAGGAAACTTCAGCCAAGCTTTAACAACATTAAAACAAGCATTAAGTCAGTTTCAAGCATTAGGAGATCAACTCAGTGAAGCCGGAATATTAAATGATATTGGATTAGTCTATCGTAATCAAGGTCAGTATGAAACTGCCTTAGAGTATGGGGAAAAAGCCTTAAAAATTCGTCAAAATTTAAACGATCAATCTGGGAGTGCTCAAAGTCTTACTAATATTGCTCAAATTTATAGTGTACAAGGGAACTATCCCCAAGCCATAGAATTTTTTGAAACCGCTTTAAAGATTGTGGAAAACTTAGGTGAAACCCAATCCCAAGGTTATATTTTAAATAATTTAGGGGGAGTTTACCAAAGTTTAGGACAATATCAAAAAGCTCACTCTTCTTTTGAAAAATCCTTATCTATTTTTCAGCAATTAAAGCAACCTTGGGAAGAAGCTATTCTATTAAATAATATCGCATCTAATTATGTTTATCAGCGTCAATATGAGCCAGCAAAACCAATGTTTGAAAAAGCCTTAGCCATCTCTCAAAAACTTGGAGATCAGCAAGGAATAGCTCAAAATTTAGTTAATTTAGCTGCCGTTTATGACCGTTTAGAACAATATCCGAAAGCCTTAGAATTCTATCAACAAGGGTTAGAGTTAGCAACCCAAGTAGGAGATTTATCACTCATGGGACAAGCGTTAAATAATATGGGAACAGTGTATCGACTTCAACATCAATATGAATCGGCGATTAATTCCTATCAAAAAGCGTTAGAAGTTAGAACACAAATCGGAGAGAGATTAGGCATAACAATAACTTTGAATAATCTAGGAGTTGCTCAATTTCAATCCGGTAAACTTCCCCAAGCCACAGAAACCCTTTATACTGCCATTCATCAATTTGAAACCCTGCGTCCGGGGTTAAATGATGAAAATAAAATTGCTTTATTTGAAAGATTTGCTAATACCTATAGTATTTTACAGCAAGTTTTAATCAGTCAAAATCAGATTGAAAAAGCATTAGAAATTTCTGAACGGGGAAGATCCAGAGCCTTTGTAGAATTATTAGCTAAAAATTTAGATCCTGAAGACATCAAAAAAATTGATGTTACTTCTCCTAATATTAATCAAATTAAACAAATTGCTCAAGAACAACAATCAACCTTAGTTGAATATTCGATAGTAGTTGACGAAAAGGGTAAAAATTCTGAGTTATTAATTTGGGTGATTACACCCACTGGAAAGATTGATTTTCGTTCCGTTGATTTAACACAATTTCCCAAGTTAGGAGATAATTTATTAACTTTTATATCCCAAGGAAACCAAGACCAACGAATTAATAATGCTTTAACTGGAATTGGTACAGAAGTTTCTAATATTCCTCGGCAAAATATTAGTAATAAAAAGTTACAGGATTTATACCAAATTATTATTGAACCCATTACAGATTTACTGCCAAAGACTCCAGAAGAACAGGTGATTTTTATTCCCCATCAAGAACTATTATTAGTTCCATTTGCAGCGTTAAATGATGCTAACGGTCGGTATTTAATTGAATCCCATACAATTAGAATGAATCCCTCCATTCAAGCTTTACAATTAACCCGTCAATATCCGACCTCTCAACACAGTGTAAAAACGGCTTTAGTCGTTGGTAATCCAAAAATGCCAATCGATATTCAGTCTCTTCCTGCTACTGAAACTGAAGCAAAAGTGATTGCTAATCTCCTCAAAACTCAACCCTTAATTGGAGAAAAAGCTACTGAAACTGCTGTTATTAATTTAATGAAAGATGCTAAATTAATTCACTTAGCAACTCATGGCTTATTCAATGATTTTACAGGATCAGGACTTCCGGGTGCGATCGCACTTTCTGCTTCAAATCAAGCTGATGGCTTACTAACAACCGCCGAAATTATGAATTTAAAACTAAACGCCAATCTATTAGTATTAAGTGCCTGTAATACCGCCTCTGGAAAGATTACCAGTGATGGAGTCTTAGGATTATCTCGTGCTTTAATAACCGCAGGCGTTAAAAATTTAATGGTCACGTTATGGAGTGTTGATGATCAAAGAACAATGGAATTGATGCAAACCTTTTATCAAGAATTACAACAAAATCCAGATTACGCCCAAGCCTTACGTCAAGCGATGTTACAAATGATTAAAACCCATCCTGATCCTAAAAACTGGGGTGCTTTTATATTAATAGGATAA
- a CDS encoding S8 family serine peptidase — MSQPVGFASLNPSENLLPPFIVEEPPLGNQTLQDLLIGIKPELDIINFPKDPIIDDLNPFSEGLADLQVSVTAPESATAGSDLTPIKVTVKNAGKAIAKGTQTAGSNGYMVDLVLSSDQNIPPGYSIYSPNYTEDVLLKGGRISNTPDLKPGEEYTFPDEMGGLPLDTPNGGYYIGAQIDPGQVISELDEKNNFAFSPIKIDEPKTDGAPDLIVSSFQKTGDVVISEGQATLPVKVVVKNQGDGVADLFKVSVEYTTEDSSFPFTVAFSADDTSEVNPDLFWYPFTRNSLAPDQEVTFTGKLIFANDEVATEPITLVATADSTSGDEFIPEFGRVEESDENNNQSPPVPLNWEIPKPIIKMSEVPGVKLLPKPEKVAEGIWFLGTGPSPDELRLLLPTNINAADTTNTDQLQPGGSLGLNLEGEGLNIGVWEANENTAGAAWVRDTHQELVGRVTFGDGGGSFSNHATHVAGTIAAAGVNPLAEGMATQVNLRSYNADKDIEEMNTDAYLLAASNHSYARPTGWTMGLDWEIGDVDTWFANRTLGTEDPKFGQYSDYSRDIDQVLYNNPKFLSVWGAGNDRIERFFNLQGNNTYVTFLSSPPPGATDFGEGYYLVSDSILSTPPRDGDGGTGFDSLLRSSVAKNQLTVGAIRDITVDPYTATNVRMSSFSSWGPTDDGRVKPDVVAAGTTLIPSDAAIFSSEADSDSSYGFMSGTSVATPNVTGTAALLIEHYQNLFLGTPASATTKGLLIHTAFDAGNPGPDYRFGWGLVDAAAAANFLTNASPSSGGTTDWLLEDRYSGTEQTFTFTSDGTTPLKASLVWTDPVNPSLPGIGLDDSTSVLMNDLDLRITGPDGTSLPWTLDPSNPSANAVQTTTNHVDNVEQVLINAPTPGEYTVHISHTGESFNQDYSLFVSGARVGGSSDIMEISVPLSDIIEFRPPHIGGDTDTDFDGNGPGLNFETSVKFNPYTIWTELETQFRETRSDWTTFSNMGSPQQSIVLNAAERFPGWEIISVAGPDGVRLFDELSVVEPNNDHDVDTYEGDDIVERYEVQGDIDGGAFGGSDDPWVSVFFNDPLTVTLRRI, encoded by the coding sequence GTGTCTCAGCCTGTCGGTTTCGCCAGTTTAAATCCTAGTGAAAATCTTTTACCGCCATTCATTGTAGAAGAGCCCCCCTTGGGAAATCAAACGTTACAAGATCTTCTCATCGGTATAAAACCCGAACTTGACATCATAAATTTCCCAAAAGATCCAATTATTGATGACTTGAACCCTTTTTCAGAAGGATTAGCCGATTTACAAGTTAGTGTCACTGCACCGGAATCAGCAACAGCCGGAAGCGATCTTACCCCAATAAAAGTAACCGTAAAAAATGCCGGAAAAGCGATTGCTAAAGGAACCCAAACCGCAGGTTCTAATGGTTATATGGTCGATTTAGTGCTTTCTAGTGATCAAAACATTCCACCTGGATATTCGATTTACTCCCCCAATTATACTGAAGATGTCTTATTAAAAGGCGGACGAATTAGCAATACCCCCGACTTAAAACCTGGAGAAGAATATACCTTTCCCGATGAAATGGGTGGACTTCCCCTGGATACGCCTAACGGAGGTTATTACATCGGCGCGCAAATTGATCCAGGTCAAGTCATTTCTGAATTAGATGAAAAAAATAATTTCGCCTTTTCACCCATCAAAATTGACGAGCCAAAAACCGATGGCGCACCCGATTTAATTGTCTCTTCTTTCCAAAAAACAGGGGATGTGGTTATTAGTGAAGGACAAGCGACCTTACCTGTCAAAGTCGTAGTTAAAAATCAAGGGGATGGGGTAGCCGACTTATTCAAAGTCTCCGTTGAATATACAACAGAAGATAGTAGTTTTCCCTTCACCGTTGCCTTTAGTGCTGATGATACCAGTGAGGTGAATCCTGATTTATTTTGGTATCCTTTTACTCGCAATTCTTTAGCACCGGATCAAGAAGTTACGTTTACTGGAAAATTAATATTTGCTAATGATGAAGTTGCCACTGAACCCATTACCTTAGTCGCAACAGCAGATAGCACGTCAGGCGATGAATTTATTCCTGAGTTTGGGCGAGTCGAAGAAAGCGATGAAAATAATAATCAATCGCCTCCTGTTCCGCTAAATTGGGAAATACCCAAACCGATTATCAAAATGTCGGAAGTTCCCGGTGTTAAACTATTACCAAAACCCGAAAAAGTGGCGGAAGGAATTTGGTTTTTAGGAACGGGGCCAAGTCCAGACGAATTGCGTTTGTTATTACCCACCAATATTAATGCGGCAGATACCACCAATACCGATCAACTACAGCCTGGGGGTTCCTTGGGATTAAACTTAGAAGGAGAGGGTCTTAATATTGGTGTCTGGGAAGCCAATGAAAACACCGCAGGAGCCGCATGGGTACGGGATACCCATCAAGAATTAGTAGGACGAGTTACCTTTGGCGATGGGGGAGGCAGTTTTAGCAACCATGCCACCCACGTTGCGGGAACTATTGCCGCCGCTGGGGTAAACCCTTTAGCAGAGGGAATGGCTACTCAAGTCAATCTTCGCAGCTACAATGCGGATAAGGATATTGAGGAGATGAATACTGATGCCTATTTACTAGCGGCTTCCAATCATTCTTATGCACGCCCTACAGGATGGACGATGGGATTAGATTGGGAAATTGGTGATGTTGATACTTGGTTTGCCAATCGGACGTTAGGCACTGAAGATCCGAAGTTTGGTCAATATAGTGATTATAGTCGGGATATTGATCAAGTTCTCTATAATAATCCCAAATTTCTCAGTGTTTGGGGGGCTGGAAATGATCGGATTGAAAGGTTTTTTAATCTACAAGGAAATAATACTTATGTGACGTTTTTATCCTCTCCCCCTCCTGGTGCGACGGATTTCGGAGAGGGATATTATCTTGTTTCGGATAGCATCCTGTCTACACCGCCAAGAGACGGGGATGGAGGAACAGGATTTGATTCTTTACTCCGCTCTTCTGTTGCTAAAAATCAGCTAACTGTTGGTGCAATTCGGGATATTACCGTTGATCCCTATACAGCAACGAATGTGAGGATGTCTAGTTTCTCCTCCTGGGGGCCAACGGATGACGGACGGGTAAAACCGGATGTGGTTGCTGCTGGAACCACATTAATTCCCTCGGATGCAGCAATATTTTCCTCTGAAGCAGATTCAGATAGCAGCTATGGCTTCATGTCGGGTACATCAGTAGCAACACCGAACGTCACCGGAACAGCCGCGCTGTTGATTGAACATTATCAAAATCTGTTTTTGGGAACCCCCGCCAGCGCTACGACAAAAGGTTTGTTGATTCATACGGCTTTTGATGCCGGGAATCCTGGGCCAGATTATCGCTTCGGTTGGGGTTTGGTGGATGCTGCCGCCGCCGCTAATTTTCTCACCAATGCGAGTCCGAGTTCAGGAGGAACCACTGATTGGCTACTGGAAGACCGCTATTCAGGAACAGAACAAACCTTTACCTTCACTTCTGATGGTACTACCCCTCTGAAAGCCTCTTTAGTTTGGACTGACCCGGTTAATCCTTCCCTCCCTGGAATAGGTTTGGATGACTCAACTTCAGTGCTGATGAATGATTTAGATCTCCGCATCACTGGGCCAGATGGAACCTCTCTGCCCTGGACATTAGATCCCAGTAATCCCAGTGCGAATGCCGTTCAAACCACAACAAATCATGTTGATAATGTGGAACAAGTGTTAATTAATGCACCCACTCCTGGGGAATATACGGTTCATATTAGTCATACGGGGGAATCGTTTAATCAAGATTATTCCCTGTTCGTGAGTGGGGCAAGAGTGGGAGGAAGCAGCGATATTATGGAAATTTCTGTCCCGCTTTCGGATATTATTGAGTTTCGGCCCCCCCATATTGGCGGAGATACGGATACGGATTTTGATGGCAATGGCCCCGGTCTGAATTTTGAAACCTCTGTGAAATTCAATCCCTATACAATTTGGACGGAGTTAGAAACTCAGTTTCGAGAAACCCGATCTGATTGGACAACCTTTAGTAATATGGGATCTCCTCAACAATCGATTGTGTTAAATGCGGCTGAACGGTTCCCCGGATGGGAAATTATTTCCGTTGCAGGCCCAGACGGGGTGAGACTATTTGATGAGTTGAGTGTGGTAGAACCCAATAATGATCATGATGTTGACACCTATGAGGGTGATGATATTGTGGAGCGATATGAAGTCCAAGGGGACATTGATGGTGGAGCATTTGGTGGGTCGGATGATCCTTGGGTATCCGTCTTTTTCAATGATCCGTTAACCGTTACCTTAAGACGAATTTAA
- a CDS encoding TIGR04283 family arsenosugar biosynthesis glycosyltransferase, with amino-acid sequence MINFNPAIAKISIIIPVLNEAENIESVISGIQNAENIEMIIVDGGSQDNTVEIAQGLGVKVIVTQRGRALQMNAGAKIATGEILLFLHGDTQLPLGFEQDVRKIWVNSNIIAGAFQLKINDPEFSLRVIEKTVFWRSKYLQMPYGDQAIFLKASTFWEIGGFPEQPIMEDFELIRRLNPLGKIEILSCSVMTSGRRWQKLGVFKTTLINQLVVIGYYLGISPVKLSQWYRRERTTKTLRNEERNKEH; translated from the coding sequence TTGATTAATTTTAATCCAGCGATAGCAAAAATTTCAATTATTATTCCGGTTTTAAATGAAGCCGAAAATATTGAGTCGGTGATTTCTGGGATTCAAAATGCAGAAAATATAGAGATGATTATTGTGGATGGAGGAAGCCAGGATAATACGGTAGAGATTGCCCAAGGTTTAGGGGTGAAAGTCATTGTGACCCAACGGGGACGAGCACTACAAATGAATGCAGGAGCAAAGATAGCAACGGGGGAGATTTTATTATTTTTACATGGGGATACTCAATTACCTTTGGGGTTTGAACAGGACGTTAGAAAGATTTGGGTTAATTCTAACATAATTGCGGGAGCATTTCAATTAAAAATTAATGATCCTGAATTCAGTTTAAGGGTAATTGAAAAAACGGTATTCTGGCGTTCAAAATATTTACAAATGCCCTACGGAGATCAAGCTATTTTTCTTAAAGCTTCTACTTTTTGGGAAATTGGGGGATTTCCTGAACAACCCATTATGGAGGATTTTGAGTTAATTCGTCGTTTAAATCCTTTAGGAAAAATTGAGATTTTGTCATGTTCTGTGATGACTTCAGGACGACGATGGCAAAAGTTAGGAGTGTTCAAAACAACGTTAATTAATCAATTAGTTGTGATTGGATATTATTTGGGAATTTCTCCTGTAAAATTATCTCAATGGTATCGCAGAGAAAGAACCACAAAGACACTAAGAAACGAAGAAAGAAACAAGGAACATTAA
- the ilvD gene encoding dihydroxy-acid dehydratase, translating into MSDNFRSQTITQGTQRTPNRAMLRAVGFGDQDFTKPIVGIANGYSTITPCNMGINTLALRAETALKQAGAMPQMFGTITVSDGISMGTEGMKYSLVSREVIADSIETACNAQSMDAVLAIGGCDKNMPGAMIAIARMNIPSIFVYGGTIKPGHYKGKDLTVVSAFEAVGQYSAGKIDDTELIEVERRACPGAGSCGGMYTANTMSSAIEAMGLSLMYSSTMAAEDEEKAESTEKSAYVLRDAIKNRILPRQILTRKAFENAIAVIMAVGGSTNSVLHLLAIANAIGVELTIDDFEEIRAKVPVLCDLKPSGRYVATDLHKAGGIPLVMKMLLEKGLIHGDALTITGKTVAEQLADVSSEPSPDQDVIRPWNNPMYAQGHLAILKGNLATEGSVAKITGVKNPVITGPARVFESEEECLDAILAGKINAGDIIVIRYEGPKGGPGMREMLAPTSAIIGAGLGDKVGLITDGRFSGGTYGMVVGHVAPEAAVGGNIGLVQEGDSITIDAHQRLLQVNISDEELAQRRQTWQAPKPRYTKGVLAKYAKLVSSSSIGAVTDLNLG; encoded by the coding sequence ATGTCCGATAACTTTAGAAGTCAAACGATTACCCAGGGAACTCAACGCACCCCCAACCGTGCTATGTTACGGGCGGTGGGATTTGGAGATCAAGATTTTACCAAACCCATCGTTGGAATTGCGAATGGTTACAGCACAATTACCCCCTGTAATATGGGGATTAATACCCTAGCATTGCGCGCAGAAACCGCCCTCAAACAAGCGGGAGCGATGCCACAAATGTTCGGAACAATTACCGTTAGTGATGGCATTTCTATGGGGACTGAAGGAATGAAATATTCCTTAGTTTCACGAGAGGTTATTGCTGATTCAATTGAAACCGCTTGTAACGCCCAAAGTATGGATGCAGTTTTAGCAATTGGCGGTTGTGATAAAAATATGCCGGGGGCGATGATTGCGATTGCTCGGATGAATATTCCCTCGATATTTGTATATGGTGGAACGATTAAACCCGGACATTATAAGGGTAAAGATTTAACCGTTGTTAGTGCTTTTGAAGCCGTCGGACAATATAGTGCTGGAAAAATTGATGATACAGAATTAATTGAAGTGGAACGTCGCGCCTGTCCAGGGGCGGGTTCCTGCGGCGGAATGTACACCGCAAATACCATGTCTTCTGCGATTGAAGCGATGGGGTTAAGTTTAATGTATTCCTCTACAATGGCAGCAGAAGATGAGGAAAAAGCCGAAAGTACAGAAAAGTCAGCTTATGTATTACGAGATGCCATTAAAAACCGCATTCTTCCTCGTCAAATTCTAACCCGAAAAGCCTTTGAAAATGCGATCGCTGTGATTATGGCCGTCGGCGGTTCAACGAATTCAGTTTTACACTTATTAGCCATTGCCAATGCCATTGGGGTTGAATTAACCATTGATGATTTTGAAGAAATTCGCGCTAAAGTTCCAGTTTTATGTGATTTAAAACCCAGTGGTCGTTATGTAGCGACAGATTTACATAAAGCGGGTGGTATTCCGTTAGTCATGAAAATGCTATTAGAAAAAGGCTTAATTCATGGGGATGCCTTAACAATAACCGGAAAAACCGTAGCCGAACAATTAGCTGATGTTTCCTCCGAACCTAGCCCCGACCAAGATGTAATTCGTCCTTGGAATAATCCTATGTATGCTCAAGGACATTTAGCGATTTTAAAAGGCAATTTAGCCACAGAAGGTTCCGTTGCTAAAATTACCGGAGTTAAAAATCCTGTGATTACTGGCCCAGCACGGGTTTTTGAATCTGAAGAAGAATGTTTGGATGCAATTTTAGCCGGAAAAATTAACGCTGGCGATATCATTGTTATCCGTTATGAAGGGCCGAAAGGCGGGCCAGGAATGCGGGAAATGTTAGCGCCAACTTCGGCAATTATTGGGGCGGGTTTAGGCGATAAAGTCGGATTAATTACTGATGGCCGTTTCTCTGGAGGAACCTACGGAATGGTGGTCGGTCATGTTGCTCCTGAAGCAGCAGTTGGCGGTAATATTGGTTTAGTTCAAGAGGGAGATAGCATCACAATTGATGCTCATCAACGGTTACTGCAAGTTAATATTTCCGATGAAGAATTAGCCCAACGTCGTCAAACTTGGCAAGCTCCAAAACCTCGTTATACAAAAGGAGTTTTAGCCAAATATGCAAAATTAGTTTCATCGAGCAGTATTGGTGCTGTCACCGATTTAAACTTAGGTTAA
- a CDS encoding PIN domain-containing protein, translated as MKDKVLLDTNLWVYLYSQNSPNKSVKVRELVNNNFTSIIISTQILGEFYNVMTKKKLKPQDEVKKIILEMVTNFTIVEIDVLKVITALEINSKYGYTYWDSLVLATALQHNCNILYSEDMQANQLIEQKTIIINPFLVTPLQ; from the coding sequence ATGAAAGATAAGGTTTTATTAGATACTAACCTCTGGGTTTATCTTTACTCCCAAAATTCACCGAATAAGTCTGTTAAGGTGAGAGAATTAGTTAATAATAACTTTACCTCAATCATTATTAGCACTCAGATTTTGGGTGAATTCTATAATGTTATGACCAAAAAGAAGTTGAAACCCCAAGATGAAGTTAAAAAAATTATTTTGGAGATGGTGACAAATTTTACTATCGTGGAAATAGATGTTTTAAAAGTGATCACAGCGTTAGAGATTAATTCTAAATACGGTTATACTTATTGGGATAGTTTAGTTCTGGCTACAGCTTTACAACACAATTGTAATATTTTATATTCAGAAGATATGCAAGCCAATCAACTCATTGAACAAAAAACAATAATTATCAATCCATTTTTAGTAACACCATTACAGTAA
- a CDS encoding EAL domain-containing protein — translation MSFQMLDEMINLQNAIIPACAIVTPDTPLLQALLAMNQSNKQQCLLSEAPHLVENANFPSQSAGCVLVMENEELVGILTERDTVKLAVKGENISQTTVKEVMVKPVITLNHEEFTDVFVAYNMMRRFQIRHLPILNQQKKVLGLVTLTSLRQVLNHHHFLRFRQVSEVMTRHVMTVYPFTPVREVAQILAQYNISCIVVVVEQDGLLYPVGIVTERDILQLQALELNLQNLTAETVMSFPLFSVKSIETLSTAQQILQKHKIRRLAVVGEQGELQGIITESNLVQVLDPLELYGILEILERKVMQLEECRIILLTKQDLELAKALENNEFSLYYQPQVDLKTRKIVGAEALIRWISPQKGNISPIEFIPIAENTGLIIPLGKWILKTACTEAVAWKYSGLPSLEISINISATQLNDDNFVPEVRSILDQTGLEPQRLKLELTESVLVHNINLTLEKFKQLQELGIEIAIDDFGTGYASLSYIQNFLFDILKIDRCFIKDITRNNKNSAIVSAIIRLARQLNFKVIAEGVETQLEQDFLAQQGCDFIQGYFISPPLPFEKFCEFYWDYSNLK, via the coding sequence ATGAGTTTTCAAATGCTAGATGAAATGATTAATCTCCAAAATGCAATTATTCCTGCTTGCGCTATCGTTACCCCCGATACACCTTTGTTGCAGGCACTCCTGGCAATGAATCAAAGCAATAAACAACAATGCTTACTCTCAGAAGCTCCTCATTTGGTTGAAAATGCAAATTTTCCTTCTCAGTCTGCTGGATGTGTATTGGTGATGGAAAATGAAGAATTAGTAGGAATTTTAACAGAACGAGATACGGTTAAATTAGCAGTTAAAGGGGAAAATATTTCTCAAACAACGGTTAAAGAAGTGATGGTAAAACCCGTAATTACTTTAAACCATGAAGAATTTACGGATGTCTTTGTAGCCTATAATATGATGCGTCGCTTTCAAATTCGCCACTTACCCATTCTTAATCAACAGAAAAAAGTTTTAGGTTTAGTTACCTTAACGAGCTTACGACAAGTTTTAAATCATCACCATTTTTTAAGGTTTCGTCAAGTTTCAGAAGTCATGACTCGTCATGTCATGACGGTTTATCCCTTTACTCCAGTTCGAGAAGTTGCCCAAATTTTAGCTCAATATAATATTAGTTGTATTGTTGTTGTTGTCGAACAAGACGGACTTTTATATCCGGTCGGAATTGTCACAGAACGAGATATTTTACAACTGCAAGCTTTAGAACTGAATTTACAAAATCTCACCGCCGAGACAGTCATGAGTTTTCCTTTATTTTCAGTTAAATCCATAGAAACTTTATCAACAGCACAGCAAATTTTACAAAAACATAAAATCAGACGATTAGCTGTCGTGGGTGAACAAGGAGAATTACAAGGAATTATCACTGAGAGTAATTTAGTTCAGGTCTTAGACCCTTTAGAATTGTATGGCATTTTAGAAATATTAGAACGAAAAGTAATGCAATTAGAAGAATGTCGAATTATCTTACTCACCAAACAAGATTTAGAATTAGCTAAAGCTTTAGAAAATAATGAATTTAGTCTTTACTATCAGCCTCAAGTTGATTTAAAAACCCGGAAAATTGTGGGTGCGGAAGCGTTAATTCGGTGGATATCTCCTCAAAAGGGAAATATTTCGCCCATAGAATTTATTCCCATTGCTGAAAATACAGGCTTGATTATACCTTTGGGTAAATGGATATTAAAAACCGCTTGTACTGAAGCTGTTGCTTGGAAATACTCTGGACTTCCTTCTTTAGAAATTTCAATTAATATTTCAGCTACTCAACTGAATGATGATAATTTTGTTCCAGAGGTTCGCTCAATATTAGATCAAACAGGCTTAGAACCTCAACGATTAAAATTAGAATTAACAGAAAGTGTCTTGGTTCATAATATTAATTTAACCTTAGAAAAATTTAAACAGTTACAGGAATTAGGAATTGAAATTGCGATTGATGATTTTGGAACAGGTTATGCTTCTTTAAGTTATATTCAAAATTTCTTGTTTGATATTTTAAAAATTGATCGCTGTTTTATTAAAGATATTACTCGAAATAATAAAAATTCTGCTATCGTTTCTGCGATTATTCGACTTGCTCGTCAACTTAATTTTAAAGTGATTGCTGAAGGAGTCGAAACCCAATTAGAACAAGATTTTTTAGCGCAACAAGGTTGTGATTTCATTCAAGGCTATTTTATTAGTCCTCCTCTCCCTTTTGAAAAATTTTGTGAGTTTTATTGGGATTATTCTAACCTGAAATAG
- a CDS encoding chorismate lyase → MRRLEPVTQPTAWHRLRCRWQGDEAIVKQGLPHSQLSPPWQILLLGDGSPTRHLQLLTGEPTEVDVIDMSAIGISTDNAPDQILAVPGPRVRRQVWLRTASGQRLAYATSWWEASHVDEYLQNRSLPIWASLARLRTELYRDVQGIYYGDSKALELAFGESGPFWGRHYLFWHHGKPLTLIYEVFSPYLTQYLGQTGNC, encoded by the coding sequence ATTAGAAGACTCGAACCCGTTACTCAACCAACTGCTTGGCATCGTCTTCGGTGTCGATGGCAGGGGGATGAAGCTATTGTTAAACAAGGACTACCCCACAGTCAACTGTCTCCCCCTTGGCAAATTTTGCTATTAGGAGATGGTTCTCCGACTCGACATTTACAACTGTTAACCGGGGAACCCACAGAGGTTGATGTGATTGATATGTCAGCCATTGGCATCAGTACGGATAACGCCCCAGATCAGATTTTAGCCGTTCCTGGCCCCCGTGTGCGCCGTCAAGTGTGGTTAAGAACCGCATCAGGACAACGGTTAGCCTACGCCACTTCTTGGTGGGAAGCCAGTCATGTTGATGAATATTTACAAAATCGGTCGTTACCCATCTGGGCGAGTTTAGCACGATTACGGACGGAACTTTATCGGGATGTGCAGGGAATTTATTATGGCGATAGCAAAGCGTTAGAATTAGCCTTTGGCGAATCAGGGCCATTTTGGGGACGTCATTATTTATTTTGGCATCATGGCAAACCGTTAACTTTAATTTATGAAGTTTTTTCCCCTTATTTAACTCAATATTTAGGACAAACAGGAAACTGTTAA